A window of Hordeum vulgare subsp. vulgare chromosome 5H, MorexV3_pseudomolecules_assembly, whole genome shotgun sequence genomic DNA:
TCTTGAGTTAGCAGCTGAGGTAACTGTTGGATATCATTTCAGTATATTAATATTTATGTTCAGTAATTTAATTCTCTGTCTGCAAATATTATGATTTATAGACACTTATGGCTGCTGTTGGGGCCTCCATTGGATATGGATCAGCTTTAACCCTGACTGATACATCAAGCAAAATAAAGAAGGGGACCCTAGGCGATGCTTCTGCACTGAGGCCGACACTGATGACTGCTGTACCTGCTATACTTGATCGTGTCCGTGATGGTGTGAGAAAAAAGGTACTTCCCACTACGCTATTTGGGTCTTGTGCTCTCATTTGTTTACTGACTGCTAGCTTTCACATCGAGATGGTTTTAGGTGGATGCAAAGGGTGGTGTTGCGAAGAAATTATTTGACATTGGATATAGCCGCCGACTTGCTGCTATCAGTGGAAGTTGGCTTGGTGCATGGGGAGTAGAGAAACTGTTGTGGGACAGGCTTGTCTTCATGAAGGTGCGTGCAATACTGGGAGGAAACATTCGCTTTGTACTCTCAGGCGGAGCACCTCTGTCTGGAGATACTCAGAGATTTATCAATATATGCCTTGGGTAAGATTATGTAACCATCATTCATGCTGTCACCGGCAACTTTCCAACTACCCTAATTAGTGTGGCAATACTGTATGTTTGTTTCACCATGTTTATAGTCCCGTATTTTGATAGGCTTATGCAATTTCAGGGCTCCAATAGGCCAAGGGTATGGTCTGACTGAAACTTGTGCTGGAGGAACGTTTTCTGAGTACGATGATACATCTGTTGGCCGTGTTGGTGCTCCACTACCTTGTTCATATATCAAGGTTAGATAACAATGTTGCCTCATTTTTTCAGCATGTGAGTTGGACCCATTTTTAACATcaaagctgttcttcccactccTACAACTTTTATGATTGCTATTTCCAAATTTCGACATCTGACAAGGCCAGTGTATGCAAATTTTGATATCTAACAAGGCCAATGTATCCAATTTTTGATATCTGGCAAGGCCAATGTATCCAATTTTTGATAGGGAGACGTTTCCCGACGGCGCGCCGGCCAAACGCTTCGGCCGGTCCTGCGCGCGTCGTGCGATCCCGCGCGTGGGACCCCCCTTCCTTTTTTGCTGCTAGGCGTCATTTTTGCTGTTGTTATCTTTTTTTGCTACTACCAACAggatttttgctgcaaccgttggtGATTTTTGCTAcattttgtccactaaaaaaactgcatccacgtttagttgcaacccgagttcgtcggatttttttgctacaaccggtgttaatttttgctacaaccggtatcatTTTTTGCTATAACCATTCACTAAAAAGTTGCTTACACGTTtgtcagagttgcaacccgagttcaccggattgttttgctacaacccacaTTTTATTTTGCTACCACGTATCATCAgcgtcgtttttttgctacgaccacGTTGATATTTTTTTTGATACAACCATATTTTTGCTGCATCCGTGGCCGAAATTTGCTGCATCGAGGATTTTTGCTGCATGGACAGATCTGACGGTCAAACCAGATCCAATCCGGCGGATCGGGCGGCCAGCGCAGAGCACTGCCCATTTTGATATCTGGCAAGGCCAATGTATCCAATTTTTGATACCTGACAAGGCCAATGTATCCAATTTTTGATATCCGGCAAGGCCAATGTATCCAATTTTTGATATCTGACAAGGCAATGTATCCAAATTTTGATACAACAAGTCCAATGTATTGAAGATATTTTTCACGAGAGGAATTAAGTTGTTAACTTTCTTCTTTGTGATTCCATAGATTATGCTTCGGGCGTTTCTTCCTTGACCTGTTACTTAATGGGACATCTGACCTATTACCTCACAATTCTTAACACAATGTCAACTGCACCTTTCAGTTGATTGACTGGGCTGAAGGGGGATACTTAACAACGGATTCACCGATGCCTCGGGGGGAGATAGTCATCGGAGGTCCCAATGTAACTAAAGGCTATTTTAAGAATGAAGCTAAAACAAATGAAGTCTATAAGGTATGTTGTCAACTTGTTACTGATCTGTTCACAAACCAAATCATGCATCATTACTAATAAGTAATGACTTCTCTTTCACAATAATAATTGATCTAACACACGCCTCATATATCTTGTGTAGGATGATGAAAAAGGTCTACGATGGTTCTATTCTGGTGACATAGGGCGTTTCCATCCAGATGGTTGCCTTGAAATCATTGACCGCAAGAAAGATATCGTGAAGCTTCAACATGGTGAATACGTATCTCTCGGGAAGGTAAGAAATTTTCTTGTTCTGGTGAGATAAGTTTCTGGTAGCACTTATATTAACTGATTGGATGACACAGGTGGAAGCTGCATTGGCCATGAACCCATATGTTGAGAACATCATGATCCATgccgatccttttcacagttactgTGTTGCACTTGTGGTAGCAGCACAGAACGAGCTGGAAAAGTGGGCATTGCAGCAAGGACTTGCATACACCGATTTCGCTGATTTGTGCCAGAAGCAAGAGGCTGTTGTAGAAGTGCTTGGATCTTTAACAAAGGTTTGTTTCTGTGTTGACTTCAGTCAACTTTCTGGTTTCCGTTACACATAGATCATACTTGACTCGGTACTTCTCCAAGTGTATTTAAATGTAAACTAGCAATCATACATATTTACCATCCATGACATATCTTGCATTGTTTCTAACTTCATCTTATTAGTCTTtgaaagaaaagaagagaaacaAGAGTATATATTTTGAGCATCTAGTACAAGACTTGATGTGCAGTTTGCTTTGTTACAGTTTCCCAGTAAAGTCATACATCATCGAGCATGTCTTTCAGAAGCACTTAGATCTTTACTATTGTAAAGAGTAGTGAAGGCATTTGTCGTTGCAACTTCCCTATTAAACATTGATCATACATGCACACGCCCTTCCAAAGATAATCGCATCCTCTAGTCCAAGAGCAAGTTGAGAGTTGCAGTCAGGCAAATCCTGCATCCTGCGGGGACAACAGTTTCCAGTACTGACATCCATTTTCTGTACTCCAGGCTGCAAAGCAAGCACGACTGGAGAAGTTCGAGACACCAGCTAAAGTCAAGCTGATGCCAGATCCATGGACCCCCGAGTCGGGCCTCGTCACAGCTGCGCTCAAACTCAAGAGGGAGGTGATCAGGAAGACGTATGAAGATGATCTGGCTCAGTTGTACGCCTGATGGTTCTCTTACTCTGACTGATACCCTGAGATGACATAGGACAGTGCTCTTATGTCGGCACATACTATATTTGATATATTTTGATGTTGGGATAGATTGAATCATCGAGGGAGTCCTGGAATTTTGGAGCGTGTCCTGTCTTGCGCGATTAGAACCAATTTTGTGTTTGATGTAGCGTAGTTGTACACTTCCTACAATGTTTCTATCATAATCACACCGTATTTTGATTGCAATGGTAATCTCTCATCGAAAGATAGCTGTTATCATCATCTAGAGCTGcaatcttttctatctacttataAAGATTGGAGTTAGTGACAAGTAAACAAATGCATTTCTAGTTTTCTACACACGTGTGGGACTAGCAACCTTAGAGAAATATATAAACAATTATTACTTTTACAAATGTGACTTATCCCAAATAAACAAAAACACCGCTATCCTAATGGGAGTTGTAAAAACCTGAATTGTTAATGCAACTATGCAACTCTAGCTCAAAGTCATGGtcttgatattagtttatcggtCAAACAAACTTCTTTAGTTCAATGCCATAGCAAAAGAGGGCAAACAAATTGCAATTTCAACACAACAATAGATGTTGTCCTCTTACCTAATCTACGATTTTGTGCATTCAACTTAGTCATGCCCATTTTcctatgtgttggggatattacctgcgttgtaacccgccctaactgggccgggtcactaaaggggcgactcatcctttggtaatgcaagccttggcccaggggcccaggagccggatgacGGTTCAGGAGCGATGCAGAGGataggccgccaaggaggtttctagtcttgaaagcacgacgacttagagatatggaaaactACTATCTGTAacgtggctaggactcttgtaaaccctagggcctcgacctgtatataaaggcgagtccctggggaagatagggcaagttagaaatcatcgagagctaggtcaggtgagttacgccctccttgtaatcgaaaccatcatcaatccacacgaagcaggacgtaggcttttacctccacacgaggggccgaacctgggtaaatctgagtctcgctttcgctcaccccctttgagtcaccaccaaggtgcgatggctccttcactaagtcctttcacgaggacatctgccgtgacaaaaccacgacagttggcgcccaccgtgggcctagcgcacggtggagttgagttctcaaagggagccctgccagggtcagaaagctatgtggtcggcatcatgacgaagagccgccgcggaaggtactacatcgataactcgttgtgggggcctgaagccgattcaatcgaatctggttacaggatccccttcggcaaggtcaacatcttcatcggcatgattggaacacctgtgcctgagccggacaccttcaccgacatcgtcgagctggtCAGGTATGCCCTCCCCGTCACACGTCAGGACAGGAGACGCCTtgttttcgtcggttttacgcagggagccaGCGTACAGGACGAACCGgcagtccaggagatcacccccgtcaactctgatgacgaatcatccatgggcgacacatatTCAATTCgctaggagtaacgaccgtcggcggctgtgtccggggcgttacaagtttggtatcagagccgaccctcgcggttacacggatgtttgcggacaggtgtgcggtcatgttgttcatgacgtttgtgacccgtcgtggcacacgacatggtacatgtactggactggatgcacagacgtttgtaccaagagggaacgctcctgtggcccgaagaggacgtcggttcctctgagtggtggtgtatgtgatagcctggcttattagggatgatagactactcatatcaataaggaattccttcttttccgggagcccattcgaacagaactctcaggttaagcgtgctcagcttagAGTAGTTCTAAGATGGGTGATcgaccgggaagttggtcccgggtgcgcatgagtgaggacaaagtgtgcagaaaagactagtattgatatgtggggctagtctagatcccgccaggagtaacgaccgccggcgggtgtgtccggggtgttacaGATGGACCCCGAGGTCTTTGAAAGATCCCATcgtcaaatcgccatctacatggtggGGGCGACATAACCTCAGCCAAACCCGGCCGGCAACAACGAGACTGGCGAGTCGTCGAAaactccggctcaagccatggcggacttGACAGCGGAGATCACCAGACTCATGACAACCGTTGTGACGGCAGAGAATCAGGAAGCAGTTAACGCCGAACGGGCGAAGctgcgggaggagatggccaaaacccagcgggacgtggaagcggaagccgccaggatggtgGCACAGTAGGCCCGGATCACCGCGGAGACGgaacggctgaacaccgaaggctggcggctcgagggACAACAGCGCGCGTCCGATGCTATTCATCAGAGAAGGCATCACGGGCGCCTCCCGACCGAtctacatccaactcgcctctttGACACCCCACGCACTCCTGGGATGGGACCCGATCGGCCTTTGCAGGCCGCTCCAGGGGAAGGTCCGgttcaaccgcctaacccgccaccacctcaaccaatggatgcccacACACCTCGCTTCCAAACACCacgaggccacttctcaaatcccgtggataacgtgctggcggcaacccgccacttggagtccctatCGATCTATGGAAACTCCCCGGCCTAggtggaggcgagaaacgccatcgagatgctgaagacagcGGTGGTCCAACACGCGCAATACTCGCACAGCCTTGACCGGTTACACTCcacaccccaggcgagtcacaccaggagtcgccatgaggacCAACCCGCGGTGACCAGTGGGCAACGACGTTTGCCTCAGACCAACCCACCCGGGGTGCATGATACCcgagcccaagacattgtggatgcAGCGCGCGCCGCGCGCCTGATAGAGACGGcggccgcggcgggtcagggCTATCCAGCTTATACCCAGACACCTCCCGCACCGCTCGATACCGACGGCAGGCACGTTGGGGTGCCCTGTCTCATGCCCGCTGTGcgcaatgagcgaatgccgaaggatttcaaaggaccgaggaaggtacccaattacacaccagatcttgaGCCACGGTCATGGATCAAGAGTTACgaacttgcgatggacatgctcgacgtgaacgaggcggtttgtgCCAAGTATTTcgctatgatgcttgaaggaatgTCGCGTACGTGGTTGAAAAGCCTGccacctaactccatcaacacttgggcagagttaaaggggcgcttcatcaaaaatttccgaggcacttgcaaacgcccgatgaccatcgtcgacttacaacactgcgttcagcgaccggatgagtcggcccatcattggacacgaCGAGTTGCAAAGGTCATTCATTCGTCGGACAACATCTCGGCAGCTCAGGCAGTGCtgattctggagaaaaattgccattacgagcctttggtACCGAAGCTTGGGCGACTTaagcgtaaggtgcaggacatgggtgagttgatggaccctcaccagatatgccgagtcagatgacaccaaggatcctggggaggacgatgacaaggttagcaccgccaggaggggcgagtcgtcaaaaggccactcccagtttcaagggcggggtaaccacaaccacgacgggcaaggtaagaggagacaacaggaaggtcccacaGACTTCGTCGCCAATACAAATGCCGGCAACGCGGGAGCCAATGCCAGAAGAAGCggggtttcagtgggaagaagccacgcaactatcatgagatgctgaaaggcccctgcccacagcaCGCTACAGCTGAGGGACCGGCTACCCACTCCTGggaggattgttatgtgatgcaggagttccgagctgaggcgctcaagaaaggccaaggagGCGATCAAGGCCAGCGACAGGAGCAGTTCGACGCGCCCGGGTCACGCCAAAGCCCGTTCGGCGGGTTTCCTAACCCAGGTCCGCAGAGCGGGTCACAGCCTAATAGCGgacaataccaagttcacaaccaacaacGGTATAACCCGCAgggagtgtttcagcaaccacccctgcAAGGAGATCCCCAGCAACAGGGTGATAATAGCGGTTTTCAAAGTAACCCTAAGCAGCTGAGCAGTgggcaatatcacgtgttcaccaccagcacctgcaaacgggaccagaaggtgaaacatagaactttcagcgtggctgagccggcgctccctaggtacctccattggtctgaacaacccataacctggagtaggaaggatcacccgccccgagttgataaccctagcgacttggctttggttgtggctccccaagtcggaggatacaccctttccaaagtccttatggatggtggtagcagcataaacatcctatacttcgatacctttcgaaggatgaacttctcagagaaagacttgatgccgttgtccacggttttccacgacattgttccgggtaagtcggcctACCCAATTGGGCGAATCAATCTCaacgtggcttttggcatagagtctaattacaggagcgagtcactcatgttcgaggtggtcaaaatcaagagcccttaccacacgTTGTTTGGAAGGTCGGCTTACGctcgattcatggctcgcccttgttacgtttatctcaagctcaagatgcctggtcctaagggacctatTACGATCAACGGAGACAGGAAGATAAcccaagagtgcgaagaaggagacgcagcttatgcCGAGACGGCGTGCGCgtccgaggagctcaagtttcaccaagccaatgttgatccggcggaTATGACACCGCTCAAGAGACCAACAATTGACTCAGAGCCGCTCCTCAAATTCAAACCAACAGACGACAcgaaggtgatagacttcacgcctggcgactcaaccaagcagttcaccattgggacgggcctggatcccaaataggaaagcgcgctcatcgaattcatccgtgagaattgggacatcttcgcatggaaaccttcagacatgccgggtgtcccgagggaattcgctgagcaccaccttaatactgaccccaaggtAAAACCGGTtcggcaatatcttcgcaggtttaacgaaaaacgacgtaaggcgattggagaggaagtcgcccggcttttggccgccgaattcatcatcgaggtttttcatcctgaatggttggctaacccggtcctggtgctaaaaaagaatggcactttccgcttgtgcatcgactacaccgacctcaacagagcgtgtccaaaggatcctttcgcccttccacacattgatcaaatcattgactcgacggcgggttgcgagcgtttgtgttttttggatgcttactcaggatacaaccagatcaagatggccgtggcggACCAGGAGgaaacgtccttcataaccccctttggagccttttgttacgtttgtatgccgttcgggctcaagagtgcgggggcgacttatgaacgttgcatccagaattgcttgcATAACCAGATCGGATGTAATGTCCACacctatgttgacgacatcgtggtcaggtcttAGAAGAAAgaatcgctcttggaggatctcaaggagaccttTGACAACTTGCGCGTATattagatgaggcttaaccctacaaagtgtgtgtttggtgttcccgcaggaaagttgcCGGGGTTTTTGGCGtcagagcgcggcattgaagctaacccagataaaattgaagcaatcacttcgttaggcaagccggccaatatcaatcaagttcaacgcatggcgggtcgtatcgcggctctaagtcgctttataagtcgccttggggagaaagccacccctctttatcagttactcaagaaaactga
This region includes:
- the LOC123395029 gene encoding long chain acyl-CoA synthetase 9, chloroplastic-like, yielding MNPYFVGLLVPIAVSLLLQKKRKVEKKRGVPVDVGGEPGYAIRNHRFERPVETHWEGVNTLAELFEHACKEYVYMPLLGTRKLISREIESSPDGRSFEKLHLGDYEWKCYAEAFKSVCNFSSGLVNLGRQNNERVAIFAETQAEWQIALQACFRQNITVVTIYASLGEEALCHSLNETEVTTVVCGRKEFKKLIDIGWQLDTVKRVIYINEDGISAEVSIAQNSTSWSVKSFEEVGKLGAEAPVDANMPLPSDVAVIMYTSGSTGLPKGVMMTHRNVLATLSAVMTIVPELGRKDIYMAYLPLAHILELAAETLMAAVGASIGYGSALTLTDTSSKIKKGTLGDASALRPTLMTAVPAILDRVRDGVRKKVDAKGGVAKKLFDIGYSRRLAAISGSWLGAWGVEKLLWDRLVFMKVRAILGGNIRFVLSGGAPLSGDTQRFINICLGAPIGQGYGLTETCAGGTFSEYDDTSVGRVGAPLPCSYIKLIDWAEGGYLTTDSPMPRGEIVIGGPNVTKGYFKNEAKTNEVYKDDEKGLRWFYSGDIGRFHPDGCLEIIDRKKDIVKLQHGEYVSLGKVEAALAMNPYVENIMIHADPFHSYCVALVVAAQNELEKWALQQGLAYTDFADLCQKQEAVVEVLGSLTKAAKQARLEKFETPAKVKLMPDPWTPESGLVTAALKLKREVIRKTYEDDLAQLYA